Proteins co-encoded in one Spirosoma endbachense genomic window:
- a CDS encoding response regulator, whose protein sequence is MYNIVLVDDHQVVLESFANLLATSDRFRVVGTAQYESDLFHILEQNHLNGQVVNVLVTDMLMPNLNILKLVSSVKAKYRNVAILVLSGSDDVGMIRQVKQAGASGYVTKTADKAELFDAILAVAAGRQYMDSRVFAMQEMPSASSMDDLLTDRETQIVSLILDELSSNQIAERLFISFNTVETHRKRIYQKLGVTTSLGLMKRSLSRAFSR, encoded by the coding sequence ATGTACAATATCGTCCTCGTTGATGATCATCAGGTCGTGCTGGAAAGCTTTGCGAACCTGCTGGCTACATCCGACCGTTTTCGGGTTGTCGGTACGGCCCAGTATGAATCGGATCTATTTCATATTTTGGAGCAAAACCACCTAAACGGCCAGGTTGTCAATGTGCTTGTAACGGACATGCTCATGCCCAACCTGAACATACTTAAACTGGTCTCCTCAGTGAAAGCTAAGTATCGGAATGTAGCGATTCTGGTATTGTCTGGCTCCGATGATGTAGGGATGATTCGTCAGGTGAAGCAGGCCGGAGCCAGTGGGTATGTGACAAAGACCGCCGATAAAGCCGAACTCTTCGATGCGATTCTGGCCGTAGCGGCCGGTCGTCAGTATATGGACAGTCGCGTTTTCGCCATGCAGGAAATGCCATCGGCTTCGTCGATGGACGATTTGCTTACGGACCGGGAAACGCAAATTGTCAGTCTGATTTTAGATGAGTTATCCAGCAATCAGATTGCCGAGCGACTCTTTATTTCGTTTAATACCGTGGAGACGCACCGAAAACGGATATATCAGAAATTAGGGGTGACAACCTCGCTGGGCCTGATGAAACGGTCGCTTAGCCGGGCATTTTCCAGGTAG
- a CDS encoding SusC/RagA family TonB-linked outer membrane protein yields the protein MNSNLYLARFLFRLIDRSTYLLLIVFLHTNVVTARSLPSEPNTLASEVVKINISSGAHNQDIGVKGKVSDAKGDPLTGVSVVIKGSTIGTITDASGNYAISVPDGNVTLVFSFIGFTAREIPVNNQSILNVVLSDDAKALEEVVVTGYSSQRKKDITGSVAIVKVSDLQSLPASTAENQLQGRAAGVTVISNNQPGSVSTVRIRGFASFTGNDPLYIVDGVPTGSLLGINPSDVESMQVLKDAASASIYGARASNGVIVVTTKKGKTGNAKVAYDVSYGIQDPGKGWTNMLNPQEYADLTWLALKNSGQPQQSVQYGKGATPVLPDYLLAGTASGLKEGDPATNPALYNLSYANLADANYAPYLIVKANKQGTNWWKEITRNAPITNHNLTVSGGAPDKSRYLFSLNYFNQDGIVIENFYKRYSARINTEFTLKKNIRIGQNLQVYTSQANTAANNTEASELALARYILPIVPLYTIREGDFAGTKGNGLGTADNPVAVRERTKNNRANTFGIFGNMYLEVDFLKHFTARTSFGGNYGTNDYTNYPTIEYEGAENNRNPTLAVGFFKNRSWTWTNQLTYKNTFGDHSLQVLAGTEAVDDAGNRIEGSRSNYFLYTNMNAITLSSGTSNQLVSGFPNTPASLFSLFGKVDYEFKSKYLASVIVRRDGSSRFGVDNRYAVFPAGSLGWRISEEAFLKNVTWLTDLKLRGSYGLMGNQRIDPANQYTQFSTSKGAASYDIGGTSTTPQSGYYLSFIGNSAGKWETNVSTNVGFDATLFGGKTDISFDWYQKKTNNLLYTVEQLATAGGIASQNPPFFNVGSMKNTGIDLAISQRANLRKVKLDATLTLTTYKNEITKIADGISYFDYNSPLNEQNRIGGVFTRNAVGHPINAYFGYDVIGLFQSADDVAKSPTQQSAAPGRFKYRDANGDGKIDTDDRVFFGNPNPKFTYGLNLNLAYKGFDLAGFFYGVQGRDAINYARFTTDFYSQGITNKSKDALYNSWRPDNVGAKVPIQETVGNFSTNAIPNSYYKEDASYLRLKNVSLGYTLPTHLLNQIGIDRLRVYIQATNLFTITRYTGLDPEIISTDDRAAGIDAGAYPAVKQYLVGASINF from the coding sequence ATGAATAGTAACCTCTACCTAGCAAGGTTCCTGTTTCGACTTATTGACCGAAGCACGTACCTATTGCTCATTGTCTTTCTGCATACGAATGTAGTAACTGCCCGTTCCCTCCCTTCAGAACCAAACACCCTAGCCAGTGAAGTTGTGAAAATAAATATTTCTAGTGGTGCTCATAATCAGGATATTGGCGTTAAAGGGAAAGTTTCGGATGCCAAAGGAGATCCGCTGACGGGTGTTAGTGTCGTCATAAAAGGATCAACTATCGGTACGATTACGGATGCAAGTGGCAATTATGCGATCAGTGTACCAGACGGGAACGTAACGCTGGTCTTCTCCTTTATTGGCTTCACCGCGCGGGAAATTCCAGTCAATAACCAGTCGATTTTAAACGTAGTACTGTCCGATGATGCCAAGGCGTTGGAGGAGGTCGTCGTAACGGGCTATTCGTCGCAGCGGAAGAAAGATATTACAGGTTCAGTTGCCATTGTTAAAGTAAGCGATCTCCAGTCGTTGCCCGCGTCGACGGCTGAAAATCAGCTACAGGGACGAGCCGCCGGGGTAACCGTAATTAGTAACAATCAGCCGGGAAGTGTATCGACCGTCAGGATTCGGGGCTTTGCTTCATTTACCGGTAACGATCCTTTATACATTGTAGATGGCGTTCCGACAGGTTCGTTGCTAGGTATTAACCCCAGTGATGTTGAGTCGATGCAGGTGTTGAAAGACGCAGCTTCGGCCTCTATTTATGGCGCTCGTGCTTCGAATGGCGTCATTGTTGTCACAACGAAAAAAGGAAAAACAGGCAATGCAAAAGTGGCTTACGACGTATCGTATGGCATTCAGGACCCCGGCAAAGGGTGGACCAACATGCTGAATCCACAGGAGTATGCTGACCTGACATGGTTGGCGCTGAAGAACTCCGGACAGCCTCAGCAAAGTGTTCAGTATGGCAAAGGCGCAACGCCCGTATTGCCCGATTATCTGCTTGCGGGTACGGCATCCGGGCTAAAAGAAGGCGATCCGGCAACAAATCCAGCCTTATATAATTTAAGCTACGCCAATTTAGCCGATGCGAATTATGCGCCTTATTTAATTGTCAAAGCCAATAAGCAGGGGACGAACTGGTGGAAAGAAATAACGCGTAATGCGCCAATTACCAATCACAATCTCACCGTTTCGGGTGGTGCACCCGACAAGAGCCGGTACTTGTTCAGCCTCAATTATTTCAACCAGGATGGTATTGTCATCGAGAATTTTTACAAGCGTTATTCGGCCCGTATCAATACGGAGTTTACACTAAAAAAGAACATCCGAATCGGCCAAAATCTACAGGTTTATACGTCACAGGCCAATACGGCAGCTAATAATACCGAAGCCAGTGAATTGGCGCTGGCACGCTATATTTTGCCCATTGTGCCGCTCTACACGATTCGGGAAGGGGATTTCGCTGGAACAAAAGGAAACGGATTGGGAACGGCCGATAACCCGGTAGCCGTTCGGGAACGTACCAAAAATAATCGAGCCAATACGTTCGGCATTTTTGGGAACATGTACCTGGAAGTTGACTTCCTGAAGCACTTTACGGCACGCACCAGCTTTGGCGGCAATTACGGCACGAATGATTACACCAACTACCCAACGATTGAATACGAGGGAGCCGAAAACAACCGGAACCCGACACTTGCCGTTGGCTTTTTCAAAAATCGGTCGTGGACCTGGACAAACCAGCTAACCTATAAAAACACATTTGGTGATCACAGCCTGCAGGTATTGGCAGGTACCGAAGCGGTAGACGATGCGGGCAATCGCATTGAAGGGTCGCGAAGTAATTATTTCCTGTATACCAACATGAATGCCATTACGCTCAGTTCGGGCACATCTAACCAGTTGGTGAGCGGCTTCCCCAATACGCCAGCGTCATTATTCTCCTTATTCGGCAAGGTCGATTACGAGTTCAAAAGCAAATACCTCGCCAGTGTCATTGTCCGGCGAGACGGCTCTTCCCGCTTTGGGGTTGATAATCGGTACGCTGTTTTTCCGGCGGGTTCGTTAGGCTGGCGTATTTCTGAGGAAGCGTTTCTGAAAAACGTAACCTGGCTAACTGATTTGAAACTGCGCGGGAGTTATGGTCTGATGGGTAACCAACGGATCGATCCGGCTAATCAATACACACAGTTTTCTACGAGCAAAGGGGCTGCTTCCTACGACATTGGCGGAACGAGTACGACTCCTCAATCGGGTTATTACTTATCCTTTATTGGCAACAGCGCGGGTAAATGGGAAACCAACGTTTCGACCAATGTGGGCTTCGACGCTACGCTTTTCGGTGGTAAAACAGACATCTCGTTTGACTGGTACCAGAAGAAAACCAATAACCTCTTATACACCGTTGAGCAGTTGGCCACAGCGGGTGGTATTGCCTCCCAAAATCCGCCTTTTTTCAACGTAGGCAGCATGAAAAATACAGGTATTGATCTGGCCATTTCGCAACGGGCAAACCTCCGGAAAGTAAAGCTCGACGCTACGTTGACGCTCACTACGTATAAAAATGAAATCACGAAAATTGCCGATGGCATTTCGTATTTTGATTACAACAGTCCGCTGAATGAACAGAACCGGATTGGTGGTGTCTTTACGAGAAATGCGGTCGGCCACCCGATCAACGCATACTTTGGCTACGACGTAATTGGGTTGTTTCAAAGCGCGGATGACGTAGCCAAATCGCCTACTCAACAGAGTGCAGCCCCTGGCCGGTTTAAATATCGGGACGCCAATGGCGATGGGAAAATCGACACTGATGATCGGGTCTTCTTCGGTAATCCGAACCCTAAGTTCACATATGGCTTAAACCTAAACCTGGCCTACAAAGGATTTGATCTGGCTGGTTTCTTCTATGGCGTTCAGGGCCGCGATGCTATTAACTATGCCCGATTCACAACGGATTTTTATTCGCAGGGGATCACCAATAAAAGCAAAGATGCACTGTACAATTCCTGGCGGCCCGACAATGTGGGCGCAAAAGTGCCAATCCAGGAAACGGTAGGGAATTTCAGTACAAACGCGATTCCAAATTCCTACTACAAAGAAGACGCATCCTATCTACGGCTGAAAAATGTAAGCCTCGGCTATACGCTCCCGACGCATTTATTAAATCAGATTGGGATTGACCGGCTACGAGTTTATATACAAGCCACAAACCTATTCACCATTACGCGCTACACTGGCCTGGATCCGGAAATTATCAGCACCGACGATCGGGCTGCGGGCATCGACGCAGGCGCCTATCCAGCCGTCAAGCAATACCTCGTTGGGGCTAGTATCAACTTTTAA
- a CDS encoding AraC family transcriptional regulator — protein sequence MKALLEKLPATERSSFKLYNFNFPYFPTPWHFHPEYELVLVVKSHGQRIIGNGIGDFTDGDLVFIGANVPHIYRNDSVFYQQSADHRAESVIVHFLEDFLGEPFMELQEMIPIRQLFQRAALGLEILGPTKDYVIARMMEMSQQEGMRRLLLLLDILTTLAESSHLRALSTQIIEGSNPVESEKVSLVFDYISQHYQRRIALREIADLMNMSVPSVCRFIKRRTHKTLINLINELRISHACKLLTDTNLSIIEICYDCGFQNLSNFNRQFRLLKNSNPQTFRKQLWNSNPQE from the coding sequence ATGAAAGCGCTATTAGAGAAACTTCCAGCCACTGAGCGATCCTCCTTTAAGCTTTACAATTTCAACTTTCCGTATTTCCCGACACCCTGGCATTTCCATCCGGAATATGAATTAGTGCTGGTCGTAAAGAGTCATGGCCAGCGAATTATTGGCAACGGCATCGGCGATTTCACCGATGGTGATCTGGTATTCATCGGTGCCAACGTACCGCATATCTACCGAAACGATTCCGTTTTTTATCAGCAGTCGGCCGACCACCGGGCCGAATCGGTTATTGTCCATTTCCTGGAAGACTTTCTTGGCGAGCCCTTTATGGAACTTCAGGAAATGATACCCATCCGACAGTTGTTTCAGCGGGCCGCTTTAGGTCTCGAAATTCTCGGCCCTACCAAAGACTATGTCATTGCCCGTATGATGGAGATGTCGCAGCAGGAAGGCATGCGTCGGCTTCTCCTTTTGCTGGACATTTTAACAACCCTGGCAGAATCTTCTCATCTACGTGCCCTGTCTACTCAAATTATTGAAGGCAGCAATCCGGTTGAAAGCGAGAAGGTAAGCCTGGTTTTTGACTACATTTCTCAACATTATCAACGCCGGATTGCCCTTCGTGAAATCGCCGATCTGATGAATATGTCCGTTCCGTCGGTCTGTCGGTTTATTAAACGACGAACGCACAAAACGCTTATCAATCTGATCAATGAACTACGTATCAGTCATGCCTGTAAACTTCTGACAGATACCAATCTATCGATCATTGAAATCTGCTACGATTGTGGTTTCCAGAACCTCTCCAATTTCAACCGACAGTTTCGTTTACTGAAAAACAGCAATCCTCAGACATTCCGCAAGCAACTCTGGAACAGTAACCCGCAGGAATAG
- a CDS encoding RagB/SusD family nutrient uptake outer membrane protein yields the protein MRKLLYPFIISCLGVGGLISCDKSYLDKSTYGTLDAASLANKNGLESLLIGSYSMLDGYSVGTTTLGSWSSAASNWVYGSIAGGDAHKGSTGTDQPEINAIEAYIPIPTNGFFSDKWKVVYEGVTRANIVLKTMPGATDISAADRKRIEGEARFLRAHYHFEAKKMWNLVPFIDETMTDFQVPNVKVNVANDQNIWPRIQADLQFAYDNLPELQGAIGRANKWSAGAMLGKCLLFQKKYAEAKVVLEQVYQRGVNPSGVKYGLLDKYQDNFNAATKNSRESIFASQSSVNDGASAANANYGDVLNAPYGGPFDCCGFFQPSQDLVNSYKVSATGLPDFDTYNTNPVTSDEGIAITDPFTPYSGTVDSRLDWTVGRRGIPFLDYGPHQGISWQRDQAYGGPYNTKKNVYYKSQKGTLTDGSFWASTVTAINTNLIRFADVILWLAECEAEGGDLTKARAYVNEVRARAAKSSSWVMKDGTNSPAANYKVGLYEQAWPDQATARKAVHFERKLELGMEGHRFFDLVRWGEAESTLTKYLQYESTLRTYLVGVKFTAGKNEYFPIPQRQIDLSNNVLKQNTGY from the coding sequence ATGCGCAAGTTACTATACCCCTTTATCATTAGCTGTCTGGGAGTCGGTGGATTAATTAGCTGTGACAAATCCTATTTGGATAAAAGTACATATGGTACGCTCGATGCCGCATCGCTGGCGAATAAGAACGGACTTGAATCGCTGCTCATTGGGTCTTATTCCATGCTGGATGGCTACAGTGTCGGTACTACAACGCTTGGTTCCTGGTCAAGTGCGGCCTCCAACTGGGTTTATGGCAGTATAGCAGGCGGAGATGCTCATAAAGGCAGCACTGGCACCGATCAGCCAGAAATCAATGCAATAGAAGCCTATATACCGATTCCGACAAACGGGTTTTTTAGTGATAAATGGAAGGTCGTTTACGAAGGCGTCACGAGAGCCAATATTGTGTTGAAAACAATGCCCGGTGCAACGGATATATCGGCAGCAGACCGCAAGCGAATCGAAGGAGAAGCCCGGTTTTTACGCGCCCATTATCATTTTGAAGCGAAAAAAATGTGGAATTTAGTCCCGTTTATCGATGAAACAATGACCGATTTTCAAGTCCCTAACGTCAAGGTAAACGTAGCAAATGACCAGAATATCTGGCCTAGAATACAGGCTGATCTACAATTCGCTTACGACAATTTGCCTGAATTACAGGGTGCTATCGGTCGGGCAAACAAGTGGTCGGCAGGGGCCATGCTGGGCAAGTGCCTGCTATTTCAGAAAAAATATGCTGAAGCCAAAGTTGTGCTGGAGCAGGTTTACCAACGGGGCGTAAATCCGTCTGGGGTTAAATACGGCCTGCTTGATAAGTATCAGGATAATTTTAACGCAGCGACAAAAAATTCCAGGGAGTCCATATTTGCGTCTCAGAGTTCGGTCAACGATGGAGCCTCGGCGGCTAATGCCAACTATGGAGATGTATTGAATGCGCCCTACGGTGGCCCATTCGATTGCTGTGGCTTCTTTCAACCTTCACAGGATCTGGTTAATTCGTATAAAGTCAGTGCGACCGGGTTGCCCGATTTCGATACGTATAATACCAATCCGGTCACCAGCGATGAAGGAATTGCGATCACCGATCCGTTTACACCCTATTCGGGTACTGTGGACTCACGGTTAGACTGGACCGTCGGTCGGCGAGGCATTCCTTTTCTGGATTACGGCCCGCATCAAGGCATTAGCTGGCAGCGCGACCAGGCATATGGTGGGCCTTATAACACGAAAAAGAATGTTTATTACAAATCCCAAAAAGGAACACTGACAGATGGTTCGTTCTGGGCGAGTACCGTTACGGCTATTAATACCAACCTGATCCGTTTTGCCGATGTCATACTATGGTTGGCCGAATGTGAAGCAGAAGGGGGCGATTTAACCAAAGCCCGCGCCTATGTCAATGAAGTACGGGCCCGAGCTGCCAAGTCAAGCAGTTGGGTCATGAAAGACGGCACCAATTCGCCCGCGGCCAATTATAAAGTTGGTTTATACGAACAAGCCTGGCCTGATCAGGCTACAGCACGAAAAGCGGTTCATTTTGAACGAAAACTTGAGCTGGGTATGGAAGGACATCGCTTTTTCGATCTGGTACGTTGGGGTGAGGCCGAATCTACACTGACGAAATATCTACAATATGAAAGCACGTTACGTACCTACCTCGTTGGTGTAAAATTCACTGCTGGAAAGAACGAATATTTTCCCATCCCGCAGCGCCAGATCGACTTGAGCAACAACGTACTGAAACAGAATACCGGGTATTGA
- a CDS encoding phytanoyl-CoA dioxygenase family protein — protein MPVYQLSDEQIAQYHQDGYLIVTKLFSAEEMNRLYQVAIDDTAISRHSYDLNDQSGKKTKLALWFTPGNDMYSLLTRSERIVQSVDKLLDSSSPVCHFHSKLMQKEPRVGGAWEWHQDYGYWYKNEFLLPDQMFSVMVAITEATKENGCLQVIKGSHKMGRVEHGFAGEQVGASQRYVDLALKTMELIYVELKPGDTLFFHSNLLHRSEANLSEHARWSLISCYNRQGNVPYNEPSTSCITPLETVPDDALLTWQVSGITDQTDFLNKENDLSLT, from the coding sequence ATGCCAGTATATCAGTTGTCTGACGAGCAGATAGCGCAATACCACCAGGATGGCTATCTGATTGTCACAAAGTTGTTTTCGGCTGAGGAAATGAATAGGCTTTATCAAGTGGCCATCGATGACACGGCCATTTCCCGGCACTCATACGATCTGAATGATCAGTCAGGAAAAAAAACCAAACTCGCGCTGTGGTTCACGCCCGGAAACGACATGTATAGCTTGCTGACCCGCAGCGAACGTATCGTGCAATCGGTGGACAAATTGCTGGATAGTTCATCGCCGGTATGTCATTTTCACTCGAAACTGATGCAGAAAGAACCTCGCGTGGGTGGTGCCTGGGAGTGGCATCAGGACTATGGCTATTGGTACAAAAACGAATTTCTACTGCCCGACCAAATGTTTTCGGTCATGGTGGCGATCACGGAAGCAACGAAAGAAAATGGGTGTCTGCAGGTCATTAAAGGCTCTCATAAAATGGGTCGGGTTGAGCATGGCTTTGCTGGCGAACAGGTTGGTGCTTCCCAACGGTACGTTGATCTCGCTCTGAAAACGATGGAGCTTATTTACGTGGAGTTAAAGCCGGGGGATACCTTGTTTTTTCACAGTAACCTACTTCATCGGTCCGAAGCAAACTTGTCTGAACATGCCCGATGGTCGCTCATTTCGTGTTACAACCGTCAGGGTAATGTTCCTTACAATGAGCCGTCTACATCTTGTATTACACCTTTAGAAACCGTACCGGACGACGCTCTCCTAACCTGGCAAGTTTCTGGAATTACTGACCAAACGGATTTTCTAAACAAGGAAAATGATTTATCCTTGACGTAG
- a CDS encoding tetratricopeptide repeat-containing sensor histidine kinase, whose translation MKPFLTLMLLMGWLAISGSLQAQSYDTPPFNFDRSTDGVYVDSLLHATRVRLAGLDRLRPTPTVDTARMEYLHFLGYVHYSGRANRDSVLVVANHLLRLAVRKKNVKFQIKALLQIERYYREVASNYPQAIQVNYDLLSLVETGPDKFDLYFWRIYRNLGHISNMIGEYGEAVTYLQKSIAWFGRDKKIDPIHLSDLHRSLASAYKGQQQINKAEAHFLLAWNLLNQQPSVPVSNKAFLTNAIGQVYNSQQKFTQAIQYLTQSVAYWGQLNAPLPQADALADLSLAYLGLCRYSEAIAAAQDALVKNQKVYAPRLTAYSVLVSAYEQQQDWKSAFMYQRLYEATKSEAQQAINQTESLRTKAKFDRDRLETAYRQERLLQQQRYQNLAKQAEIDRLSSSFKTNELRRLAQTNALKNQLERQQLTAGAAQKQALQQATIKQLKIDQQATERILLLVGIVLSSVVGLLLLYYSFKLRRTNVALRAKNSEIQLALIKGQTLERKRVATELHDRVSSLLGATKMTFQTIDSAVLPPRDKKLYENSLDLLTDAATQVRELSHNLIPDQLLQQDLSVSLMGLVKKLNQVGKTEFMLNGESFDKRPLTQEVKFNLYVICLELCTNILRHANAQMAHIELVWQDTSVVIHVSDDGVGLNDTLQDGFGLANIRERAETIGAQFRMESDQRGGTKASILLP comes from the coding sequence ATGAAACCTTTCCTTACCCTGATGCTGCTGATGGGTTGGCTGGCCATTAGCGGTTCGCTACAGGCGCAGAGCTATGACACGCCCCCGTTTAATTTCGACCGTAGCACAGACGGAGTCTATGTGGACAGCCTCCTGCATGCTACCCGTGTTCGGCTGGCGGGCCTCGACCGGCTGCGTCCAACACCCACCGTCGACACCGCCCGTATGGAATACCTGCATTTCTTAGGGTATGTCCATTATAGCGGCAGGGCCAATCGCGACAGCGTCCTCGTCGTCGCCAATCACCTGCTTCGGCTCGCCGTGCGGAAAAAGAATGTCAAATTCCAGATCAAGGCATTGTTGCAGATTGAACGATACTACCGAGAGGTGGCAAGCAATTATCCCCAGGCGATTCAGGTCAATTACGACCTATTGTCGCTCGTTGAAACGGGCCCTGATAAATTCGACCTCTATTTCTGGCGGATTTACCGCAACCTTGGCCACATCAGCAACATGATCGGTGAGTACGGTGAGGCCGTGACGTATCTACAGAAAAGTATTGCCTGGTTTGGCCGTGACAAAAAAATTGATCCGATCCACTTGTCGGACCTCCACCGGTCGTTAGCCAGTGCCTACAAGGGCCAGCAGCAGATAAATAAGGCCGAAGCCCATTTCTTACTGGCATGGAACCTGCTGAACCAGCAACCCAGCGTGCCGGTCTCCAATAAAGCGTTTCTGACAAATGCCATTGGACAGGTATACAACAGCCAGCAGAAATTTACGCAGGCGATTCAGTACCTGACCCAATCTGTTGCATATTGGGGCCAACTCAATGCTCCGCTACCCCAGGCCGATGCATTGGCCGATTTGTCTCTTGCCTACCTCGGCTTATGCCGATATTCCGAAGCAATTGCGGCTGCTCAGGACGCCTTAGTGAAAAACCAGAAAGTTTACGCTCCCAGGTTGACAGCCTATTCAGTGCTCGTAAGCGCTTATGAGCAGCAACAGGACTGGAAGAGCGCATTTATGTACCAGCGGCTTTACGAGGCTACAAAGTCCGAAGCGCAACAGGCGATCAACCAGACCGAAAGTCTGCGCACCAAGGCTAAGTTCGACCGAGATCGGCTCGAAACGGCTTACAGGCAGGAACGGCTGTTGCAGCAACAACGCTACCAGAACCTGGCAAAACAGGCCGAAATCGACCGGCTCAGCAGCTCATTCAAAACAAACGAATTACGACGGCTGGCGCAGACAAACGCGTTGAAAAACCAGCTCGAGCGACAGCAATTGACGGCTGGAGCGGCCCAGAAACAGGCGCTTCAGCAAGCGACCATCAAGCAGCTAAAAATTGATCAACAGGCCACCGAACGTATCCTGTTACTGGTTGGAATAGTGCTTAGTAGCGTTGTGGGACTGCTGCTATTGTATTATAGCTTTAAACTCCGCCGGACGAACGTTGCCCTGCGCGCCAAAAACAGCGAGATTCAACTGGCCCTGATTAAAGGTCAGACGCTGGAGCGCAAACGTGTGGCTACCGAGCTTCACGACCGGGTGAGTAGTTTGCTTGGAGCCACCAAAATGACCTTCCAGACGATCGATTCAGCTGTACTGCCCCCCCGCGACAAGAAGCTCTACGAAAACAGTTTAGACCTGCTTACCGATGCCGCCACACAGGTGCGAGAGTTGTCGCACAATCTTATTCCCGACCAGTTACTCCAGCAGGATTTGTCCGTGTCGCTCATGGGGTTAGTTAAAAAACTGAATCAGGTGGGGAAAACCGAGTTTATGCTGAACGGTGAATCCTTCGACAAACGGCCGCTTACGCAGGAAGTAAAGTTTAATCTGTACGTGATCTGCCTGGAGCTTTGTACGAACATTCTTCGTCATGCAAATGCGCAAATGGCTCATATTGAGTTGGTTTGGCAGGACACAAGTGTAGTGATACACGTGTCGGACGACGGCGTTGGACTGAACGATACGCTTCAGGATGGCTTCGGATTGGCCAATATTCGGGAGCGGGCTGAAACGATTGGTGCCCAATTCCGGATGGAATCAGACCAGAGGGGTGGGACGAAGGCCAGTATTCTGCTGCCGTAA
- a CDS encoding sugar porter family MFS transporter, which produces MAIAIPSQLDTAGRGTHVYNLNYIYLISIVAALGGLLFGFDMAIISGTVRFFSDYFRLDNIETGWAVGCINLGSAVGALAAGKLSDTLGRKKTLILCALLFAISGVGTGWATGFTTFVFFRLLSGVAVGAAALVCPMYIAETAPAPLRGRLVAMYQLAITTGILLAYLANYLLLNTGINNWRWMFSSQSLPAIFFFFSLFLVAESPRWLIRKQRNEFANQVLTRIGGVSYAKQESEAIRQSFSQEIKENIRDLFNKDLFGIVLVGIGIAVFSQADGQNSLFSYAPAIFQQAGMAEDSAFLQSVILGLINFVFTFFAIGAIDKIGRRYLLLYGSALLCADALALAAAFYFQWPGYWILTFVLGFIAIYAATLGPVTWVALSEIFPNRIRGNAMALSTLALWIANFFTTASFPVMKTYLGLPATFCIHAGICLIYFVFVKANVPETKGKSLEEIEQLLTK; this is translated from the coding sequence ATGGCAATCGCAATTCCTTCTCAACTCGACACAGCAGGCCGTGGTACGCACGTCTACAACCTCAATTACATCTATTTGATTAGTATCGTAGCGGCTCTTGGCGGACTATTGTTCGGCTTTGATATGGCCATTATTTCGGGAACTGTGCGCTTTTTCAGCGATTATTTCCGGCTGGATAACATCGAAACCGGATGGGCTGTCGGTTGTATTAACCTCGGCTCTGCGGTTGGGGCCCTGGCAGCCGGGAAACTAAGTGATACGTTGGGGCGTAAAAAAACACTGATTCTCTGCGCACTTTTGTTTGCCATATCGGGCGTAGGTACGGGCTGGGCAACGGGTTTCACTACGTTTGTTTTCTTCCGTTTATTGAGTGGTGTAGCGGTCGGGGCGGCAGCGCTGGTTTGCCCAATGTACATTGCCGAAACTGCACCCGCTCCCTTGCGCGGACGGCTGGTTGCCATGTATCAACTGGCCATCACAACGGGAATTTTGCTGGCGTATCTCGCCAATTACCTGCTCCTGAATACAGGCATAAACAACTGGCGCTGGATGTTTTCATCGCAGTCATTACCCGCTATTTTCTTCTTTTTTAGCCTGTTTCTGGTCGCCGAAAGCCCCCGCTGGCTGATTCGAAAACAACGCAACGAATTCGCCAATCAAGTGCTGACCCGGATTGGGGGCGTTAGTTACGCCAAACAGGAAAGCGAAGCTATTCGGCAAAGTTTCTCGCAGGAAATCAAAGAAAATATCCGCGACCTGTTCAACAAAGACCTGTTTGGGATTGTATTGGTGGGAATCGGAATCGCCGTTTTTTCGCAGGCAGACGGGCAGAATTCGTTATTTTCCTATGCACCTGCCATTTTCCAGCAGGCCGGTATGGCTGAAGACTCGGCTTTTCTGCAATCCGTTATTCTGGGGTTAATCAACTTCGTATTCACTTTTTTTGCTATCGGGGCTATCGATAAAATTGGTCGTCGGTATTTGCTGCTATACGGTTCGGCACTGCTTTGTGCCGATGCACTGGCGTTAGCTGCAGCCTTTTATTTTCAGTGGCCCGGTTACTGGATTCTGACGTTCGTTCTGGGTTTCATTGCCATCTATGCCGCTACGTTAGGCCCCGTTACCTGGGTTGCTCTCTCCGAAATTTTCCCAAACAGAATTCGGGGCAATGCCATGGCGCTATCAACGCTGGCTTTATGGATTGCCAACTTCTTCACCACGGCTTCGTTTCCGGTGATGAAAACTTACCTGGGCCTTCCGGCTACATTCTGCATTCATGCCGGGATTTGCCTGATCTACTTTGTTTTTGTGAAAGCAAACGTACCGGAAACCAAAGGAAAGTCATTGGAAGAAATTGAACAACTGTTGACCAAATAA